The following coding sequences lie in one Vanessa atalanta chromosome 1, ilVanAtal1.2, whole genome shotgun sequence genomic window:
- the LOC125067179 gene encoding NEDD8-conjugating enzyme UBE2F-like, translating into MITLNRKLKKEHTETTNGVKIEPIKRISVRDKLLVKEVQEMNENLPATCSVNFEDPNVLNEFILTVAPDEGYWSGGKFKFSVFVTEDYNMAPPRVKCLTRLWHPNINLDGEICLSLLRQTSIDEHGWAPTRRLKDVVWGLNSLFTDLLNFEDPLNIEAAEMYKVNKVEFQSKVVEYIAVSKGKR; encoded by the exons ATGATAACGCTTAATagaaagttaaaaaaagaacatacgGAGACGACCAATGGGGTTAAAATTGAACCTATAAAAAGAATATCGGTTAGAGACAAGTTATTGGTGAAAGAAGTACAAGAAATGAACGAAAATCTTCCTGCAACGTGTTCTGTAAATTTTGAGGATCCTAATgttttaaacgaatttattttaactgtagCCCCTGATGAGGGATATTGGTCTGgaggaaaatttaaatttagtgtaTTTGTTACAGAAGATTATAATATGGCT CCACCAAGAGTGAAATGTTTGACTAGACTGTGGCATCCCAATATTAATTTGGATGGAGAAATATGTTTATCATTGCTTCGTCAAACCTCTATAGATGAACATGGTTGGGCACCAACGAGACGGCTCAAGGATGTTGTTTGGGGCCTCAATTCATTATTTACT gacttattaaattttgaagatcCATTAAACATAGAAGCGGCAGAAATGTACAAAGTGAATAAAGTCGAGTTTCAATCGAAAGTCGTAGAGTATATTGCAGTTTCGAAAGGCAAGAGATGA
- the LOC125076957 gene encoding vacuolar protein-sorting-associated protein 25-like isoform X2, which produces MAEISWPWQYNFPPFFTIQPHSETRSKQLEAWQQLISEYLKVTKQSTVDIRETQNSPLFNNASINRKLSSESLLTILEDMAKAGKAAPVDKSKNVWEVYWHSLDEWGNMIYSWASCNGLNNSVCTLFELREGDNTFGEEFHGLDMNILVKALKTLEVKGKCELMEFDESQGVKFF; this is translated from the exons ATGGCAGAAATATCGTGGCCCTGGCAGTATAACTTTCCGCCTTTCTTTAC AATTCAACCACATTCAGAAACAAGATCCAAACAGTTGGAAGCTTGGCAGCAATTGATATCAGAATATTTAAAAGTCACAAAGCAATCAACCGTGGACATAAGAGAGACACAGAACAGCCCCTTATTTAACAATGCCTCCATTAATAGAAAACTATCCTCCGAGTCTCTATTGACTATTTTAGAAGACATGGCTAAAGCTGGCAAAGCTGCACCTgtagataaaagtaaaaatgtctGGGAAGTGTACTGGCATTCTTTAGATGAATGGGGTAATATGATATATAGCTGGGCGAGCTGTAATGGCTTAAATAATTCTGTGTGTACTCTATTTGAGTTGCGGGAAGGTGACAACACTTTTGGTGAAG aatttCATGGACTGgatatgaatattttagtaaaagcaTTAAAAACACTTGAAGTGAAGGGCAAGTGTGAACTTATGGAATTCGATGAGAGTCAAGGAGTCAAGTTTTTCTGA
- the LOC125076957 gene encoding inositol-pentakisphosphate 2-kinase-like isoform X1 — translation MSVFGNAVKYLNEGNVHVVICILNTDYVIRLIKEDGKMVKDMEIIRNSVSFVNFVMIPLLFGYYQYKEEIIKMTSEDILRLSENLINVRPKHRRVKSNFSQFAIKAPNLTIISYNCENYCLEIKPKEGFMASNFSKYSKCYYCLKQVLKLQENEVINISGYCPLDLFSGERKRMRKALLNLIKNPQNNFKLFKDGNIIYNETSNVNNFDFLIRNITPYNSLNVFLDLIIEILLGDGISDIVIKESSEEIDINTNTENCYNDGHQLPANCFLNQLLTLQKLSENINLDSVTKNDDFQYVVNLLKDMKELNINLINMDDRKKFFETIDPLYLAMISAVAKDCSIMICLSPETHELYPSITIKDKRLSYKMSVTDLEPKSIKSLAKRKTTEQKLIELYEKK, via the coding sequence ATGAGTGTATTTGGTAATGCggtgaaatatttaaacgagGGAAATGTCCACGTCGTTATATGCATTTTAAATACAGACTATGTCATAAGACTTATTAAGGAAGATGGGAAGATGGTGAAAGACATGGAAATTATCCGCAATTCTGTAAGTTTCGTAAACTTTGTTATGATACCTTTATTATTTGGTTACTATCAGTATaaagaagaaataattaaaatgacttcAGAAGATATATTGAGACTATCCGAAAACCTCATCAATGTTCGACCGAAACATAGACGTGTAAAATCGAATTTTAGTCAATTTGCCATTAAAGCGCCTAATTTgacaataatatcatataactgTGAAAACTATTGCTTAGAAATTAAGCCAAAAGAAGGTTTTATGGCaagtaattttagtaaatactcAAAATGTTACTATTGTTTAAAgcaagttttaaaattacaagaaaatgaAGTTATAAACATAAGTGGTTATTGCCCCTTAGATCTATTTTCTGGAGAAAGAAAGAGAATGAGGAAAGCTTTATTGAACTTGATTAAAAATCCACAAAATAACTTCAAACTATTCAAAGAtgggaatattatttataatgaaacatcaaatgtgaataattttgattttttaatcagAAATATAACTCCTTATAATTCCTTGAATGTATTTTtggatttaataatagaaatattgcTAGGTGATGGAATTTCCGATATAGTAATTAAAGAATCAAGTGAGGAAATTGACATAAACACGAATACTGAAAATTGTTATAATGATGGACACCAGCTCCCTGCTAACTGCTTCCTAAATCAACTACTAACTTTGCAAAAATTGTctgaaaacataaatttagaTTCGGTAACAAAAAATGATGATTTTCAATATGTTGTGAACCTATTGAAAGATATGAAAGAGCTGaacattaacttaataaatatggaTGATCGGAAAAAGTTCTTTGAAACAATCGATCCACTTTACTTAGCCATGATATCTGCAGTAGCAAAAGATTGCTCTATTATGATATGTTTGTCGCCTGAAACTCATGAATTATACCCATCTATAACAATTAAAGACAaaagattatcatataaaatgtctGTAACTGATTTGGAACCAAAGTCAATAAAATCACTGGCCAAAAGAAAAACTACTGAACAAAAGCTAATagaattgtatgaaaaaaagtag
- the LOC125076957 gene encoding vacuolar protein-sorting-associated protein 25-like isoform X3, with protein sequence MKKSSVIQPHSETRSKQLEAWQQLISEYLKVTKQSTVDIRETQNSPLFNNASINRKLSSESLLTILEDMAKAGKAAPVDKSKNVWEVYWHSLDEWGNMIYSWASCNGLNNSVCTLFELREGDNTFGEEFHGLDMNILVKALKTLEVKGKCELMEFDESQGVKFF encoded by the exons atgaaaaaaagtagtgt AATTCAACCACATTCAGAAACAAGATCCAAACAGTTGGAAGCTTGGCAGCAATTGATATCAGAATATTTAAAAGTCACAAAGCAATCAACCGTGGACATAAGAGAGACACAGAACAGCCCCTTATTTAACAATGCCTCCATTAATAGAAAACTATCCTCCGAGTCTCTATTGACTATTTTAGAAGACATGGCTAAAGCTGGCAAAGCTGCACCTgtagataaaagtaaaaatgtctGGGAAGTGTACTGGCATTCTTTAGATGAATGGGGTAATATGATATATAGCTGGGCGAGCTGTAATGGCTTAAATAATTCTGTGTGTACTCTATTTGAGTTGCGGGAAGGTGACAACACTTTTGGTGAAG aatttCATGGACTGgatatgaatattttagtaaaagcaTTAAAAACACTTGAAGTGAAGGGCAAGTGTGAACTTATGGAATTCGATGAGAGTCAAGGAGTCAAGTTTTTCTGA